Part of the Lebetimonas natsushimae genome is shown below.
CTAATAAAACAGGCGATTTAGTAGGTGTTGTAGCAACAGAAGAAAATCATGATTTAATGGTTTTGACAAGTAGTGGAAAAATGATTAGGGTTAGCATTGATTCTATATCTAAAACAGGAAAGAATACTCAAGGTGTAAGAATAGTCAAACTTGATAATGAAGACAAAGTGGTGAGTATTGCAAAAACACCTAGTGAAAAAATGGAAAATTTAGAAGAAAATTAAAGTTTTTCTTTTTTTTTCCGATTTTGAAAACAAAAAAGGTTAAAAATGATTAAAAAAATCATTATCACAGTATCTTTGATATTTTTGGGATGTGCTTCTAATCAAGTGGAAAAAAAACCACCTGCATATACTAAAACAGCCCCTGATTGTAATGTTTCTTCTAAAAAAGAAATATCTAAAAAGACTGAATATAGTGAAAATATTATTTTAAATAAACCCGAAAAAAAACATAACACAGTTTTAACTTTATATGTAGTTGGAGAAGGTGTTGCCCCTGTAGATGCCGTTAATGCCGCACAGGCTAAAATATTAGCAAGACGTGCCGCTATTGCAGATGGATACAGACAGCTGGCAGAAAAAATGTACGGTGTAAAAGTTACAGCAAAAGAGACTGTAAAAGATTTAATGCTTAAAAATTCAGATGTTAACACATATGTAGAGGGATTGATCAGAGGGGCGGATATTCAGGCGGAAAAATTCGAAGATGGAATTTATTATGTTACTATGAATTTAAAACTTGATGTAAGGATGTGGAATAAATTTATTAATAATAATAATTAGTTTTCCTCTTTTTCTTTTCGGTGATTATTATATATCTGTTCAATTATCTTCTGATAATTTAATTCTTCAAAAATATATTCTTAACTGTTCAAAGGCTTTAACATCTGTAAATTCATCTGAAAAACTGCTTTTTAAAATAAAAACTAATGAAAAAAATGTGTTAAAGATATGTAAAAGAGAGAGTAATAATATTATGTTAAATCTTTTTAAATATAAAGTTTTTTTATATTCAAAAAACAATAAAATAAAACTTACCTTTATTCCCAAAAGGTTTGATGTTATTATAAAAAACGGTTATGCATATTTTTACTTAAAAGATGAAAAATGAAATTTTATGAAATAAATATACAAACTGCTTTAAAATCCCCAATTCATTTTCAAAAATCACCTGAGGCTATTTCAAAACTTATATCAACTGCTTTAATTAATGGAGGATATACTCTTCATAAAGAAAATATTCCAAAAAATCATGTTTTCTCAAATCTTGGAAAAGCAAATAGCAAAGGATTTTTTGAAAAAGAAGGAAAAATTATTTTTAGAAGTTTTCAAAAAGATTTAGTAGAAAAATTAGCTAAAAATTTGTTTTTCTACGAAGATAATATCTTTAAGATTGAAGGTATTAAATTTAAAGAGGTTAAATATAAACCCATAAAAGAGATGATATCTCTTAATCCGGTGTTTATTAAGATGAAAAGTGGTGATTTTTGGAGTTTTCAAAAAAGTGGAGATTTAGGTGTTTTATTATCTGCACTGCAGGATAATCTGCTTAGAAAATATGAAATGATTTATAATGAAAAATTAAATCCGGAGAATAATTTTATCGAATATTTTCAAATAAAAAACAATAAACCTCAAACTTTTTTTTATAAAAATGTTAAGTTTTTTGGATGGAAACTTTATATAATCCCCCGAAATGATGAAATCTCCCAAAAACTAGCATTTGTCTCGCTTGGAAGCGGCCTTGGACATAAAAACAGCACTATTGGAGGCGGATTTTTGAAGTATAAATTTGAATAATTCTAAATAGACAAAAAGTGACTTGTAAAAGTGATATAATATTAAAGTTTCATTAAATAGGGGATGTGATGATTAAGGATATAATTAATAATCTTGATATAGACTTTGAAAAAGCAATAATAGATAATTATCAGTTAAAAGACGGGCTTTATGTAAAGATTAATGAAAGATTTGAATTTTTCATATATAAAAAGCCTAAAAAAGATGATAAAGAAAAAGGACTTAAAGATTTAAAAGGAAATATTAGGATTGAAGAATATAAATGGTTTGCAAAAAGGGATTATTTAAGCAGTTATTTAAATTCAAATAAAGCAATTGACCCACCGGCTAAAAAAATCCATAGTAATAATTATTTAACACTTTTTGCAAAAGCAAAAGAATTTAATGATGAAAATAAATCTCATTTTATTTCTAAACTTTACGATGGATTAAAAGATTTTCATATCTTTACTAAAAGAGAAGAAAAAAAGATAATAGAGAGTTTTAAAGATTATATTTTTAGTGAAAACCGTCAAAAAGATATAGAAAATAAAAAGAAAAAGTTTTTAGAGATTTTTGATGAAATTAAAGAGAAAAAAAGTTTAATTAAAGATAACGAATATATAAAAATATTTTTTGATGAAGATATTAAAAAATATGAAAAAGAGGCAAATATCTATTTTGTTTTGAAAATTTTTAATAAGATTGAAACTATCAAGGAAATAGAAGGCGAAATTTACGGTCTTAGTGATTTTAATATGGGACTTAATGCTAAAAAGCCTTATTTAACTCATAAAACAAGAGGATTTGAATTGCCTTTTATGGTAAAAAAAGATGAAGTTTTTCTTTTAAAAAAGCTTTTTGATTTACTAAAGTATCAAAATAAGCCAATAGATATAGCAGCTGATAAAGATAAAAACGGAATTTTTGTAGTAAAACACTCTAAAAACGACCAGGCTGAAATTACAGAATTTGATATTTTGATAAAAGGAAACAGACTAAATCAAAGTTTTGTTTACAGATATTTTTTAGAGAATAAAGAAGAGGAAGAAATAAAAACTTATAATAGCCTTTTTGAGCTGATAGATAAAACTTTATATAACGGCACTTTAAAAAATAATTTATTTGGGGATGTTTATAATAAACTTGCAAAAGAGTTGCAAAATCTTATTTATTTAACCCGTGATGCTATGCTTTTAATTAAAAAAGGAGATTTGAAACCTCTTTTTGTAATAAATAAAAAATATACCGACAGATTTATTGAATTTTATTTAAGGCAAAACAGAGAAGATAAAGCCAAAGAAATTTTGAATTTAGAACTTTCACTTTTAAATTATCAAGGAGACAATATGGATATTAAAAAGAGTTTAAAAGAAATGGAAAATAAGATTGTTTCTTTAGAAGAGTTGAGTGAAGATGAGTTTTTTATTTTAGCGGGGCAGATTATCCGTTATCTTTTAAATCAGAGCGAAAAGAAAGATAAAAGAGCAGATATGATAGAGCCTTTTTTAAGAGCTTCAAAAGTTAAAAAACTGAAACAGGAAATTGAAACGCTTTATTTTAATTATAAGCATAAAATACCTCTTAATTTTCAAAAATTTAACAACGCTTTAGCTTTGGTTGAGGGGTTTGGAGGGGACAAAGTTAAAAAAGATAAGCTTTTAGTTGGAATTTTAAGTGATAATATATTTTACAAAAAGGATGAGAAATGAAAAGAGCATATGGAGTTATAGGAATTAGGGCGATTATGAGCAATTGGAATGCAGATTTTACAGGAAGGCCAAAATCTACAAGTGATGGAGAGATATTTGGAAGCGATAAGGCGCTTAAATATCCAGTCAAAAGAATGTGGGCGGATGAGGGTAAAAAAGTAATGTATTTCAAAAGTTATATTGAAGATAAAGACGGCTCGCTTAGACCAAAAACCCTGAAAGAAAGATATGAAGAGCTTTTTGGCAAATTGGATAAAAAAACTCCTACAAAAGAAGTTTTAAAAAATCTTTTTAGCTGTATTGATGTTAAAAATTTTGGGGCAACTTTTGCAGAAGAAGGCCAAAATATTTCTATTACCGGGGCTGTGCAGATAGGTCAGGGCTTTAACAAATTTGAAAATACAAATGTTGAAATTCAAGATATTTTAAGCCCTTTTAGCGATGGAAAAAAGGTAAAAGCTGGTGAAGATGTAAATCAATCAACTCTTGGGACTAAAATAATGGTTGATGAAGCGCATTATTTTTACGGATTTAGCGTAAATCCAAGAAATTATGATGAATATAAAAGCGTTTTAGATGATTTCAAAGGATATACAAAAGAGGATTTTAAAGAGTTTAAAAAGGCTGCAAGATTTGCTGTGACGAGATTTGCTACAAATTCAAAATTTGGATGCGATAATGAATTTGCTTTGTTTGTTGAGTATGAGAGTGAAAAATATCTTCCGGATTTGAGTGAATATATAAAGTTTGACAGTGAAAAAAGGGAAATTGATTTAAGCGATATTGAAGAATTGGTCGGTGAGGCAAAAGTAGAAGTGAATGCGGATACTAAAAAAGTTAAAGTCAAAACAAAATGGGAAATTAAGAATATTTACCAATGAAAGCATTAAGTTTTAATTTAAGCGGAAAATTCGCACATTTTAAAAAGCCCGATGTTAATTCTTATGCCTATTTTACCTATTCTCATATCCACAAAATTGCACTGCTGGGGATAATAGGGGCTATTTTAGGACTTGAAGGGTATAAGAGAGATTTAAAAGATTATCCGGAGTTTTATGAAAAACTTAAAGACTTTAAAATTTCAATTATTCCAAAAAAGCCATATTTTTCAAAAAAAATGATTTATTTTAACAATTCCGTAGGATATGCAAGCAGGGAAGAAGGAGGAAATTTAATAGTAAGAGAGCAGTGGCTTGAAAAACCGCAGTGGGAAATTTTGATTTTAGAAAATGAAACTGAGGAGTTTAAAGAATTAAAGAATAGACTTTTTAAAAAAGAGTTTGCATTTATCCCTTATCTTGGTAAAAACGACCATTTTGCAAAAATAGAAAATATTAAGGAAATAGAGTTTAAAAGAGGTGAAAAAGATTTAGTCTGTGTTTCTTTAATACCAAAAAATAAAGCGGTTTTGAAAAAACATCCAAGATTTGGAGAGCAGTTTTTTTACAGCGAATTTTTACCGGTTGCATTAAAGAAAAAGTTTTTAATTTACGAATATGAAGAGATGATTTTAAGCAGCTGGATTGTTGAATGTAAGGATGAGAATTATTTTGAGTATAATAATGAAAATTTATATTTTATATAAAGGAAGTTAAATGCAAGAAATTTTAAATCAATATTTTAAAAGAGATGAAAAAAATGAGTTAGTTCCAATTGAGGAAAATGGAAAAATCTTTGCAATTTTAAAAAATAAATGGCTGGAAGCAAAACCAGAAGAAATAATAAGGCAAAAATTTATAGCGAAACTTATAGAGGAGTATGGATACGTATCAGAACAAATGGCACAAGAAGTAAAAGTTAGTAACTCAAAAAGAGGTTCAGGAAAAGCACAAGCTGATATAGTAGTATGGAAAACAAAAGAAGATAAAATTAATCAAAAAAATGCTTTTTTAGTTATTGAATGTAAAGCACCTACTATAAAATTAAAACTTGAAGATTGTTATCAAGGGATGAATTATGCTACTTGGTCAAGGGCTAAAATTTTTGCAATTTATAATGACAATGAAATGCAAGTTTATAAAATTGATGAAAGTAAAATTCCTATTTTATCAGATTCATTTAAGCCTATAAATGATATTCCAAAAGCGAATGAAATTTTAGATGAAAATAAATTAGAAAAATTTTTACAAAAAACAAAAGAGTTTAAAGGAGATGAATTTGCACGCCTTCTTCATAAATGTCATAATATTATAAGAAATAATGACAAACTTTCTCCAGAAGCGGCATTTGATGAAATTAGTAAAGTTTTGTTTATAAAAATTATGTATGAAAGAAGTCCCAAACAAGAAGGTATTTTTTCTTTACAACAATTTAAAAAATTAAAAAGTGCTTGGGAACTTGCAAGGGGAAAAAGCGATAAGGCTGAAAGTTATATGCAAAAACTTTTTGAAGATGTTAAAGAAGAATTTAAAAATGATGGGATTTTTGAAGATAATGAAAAAATAAAATTAAAAGAAAGTACATTTGAAGCAATTGTAAAAGAGCTAGAAATTTATAATCTTACAAAAACAGGAGCTGATGTAAAGGGTATTGCATTTGAAAAATTTTTAAGTAAAACTTTTAGAGGTCAACTTGGTCAGTTTTTTACTCCAAGGACAATTGTTGATTTTATGGTTGATTTTATTAATCCAAAAGAAAATGAATTAATTTGTGATCCTTGTGTTGGAAGTGGTGGTTTTATAATTAAGGCATTTGAAAAAATTAAAGAAAATATAGAAAATGAATATAAGTTTAAGAAATTCGAATTACAAAAAAAAATATTTGGAGAAAATCAGGAGTATTTAGATAATAAAGAAAAACAAAAAGAATTTGAAAAAATTTTAAGCAAATTAAATAATGAAGAACAAATGAGATTAAAACAATTATCCTGTTGTGCTATATATGGGACGGATGCAAATCCAAGAATGGCAAGAGTTGCAAAAATTAATATGATTATGCATGGAGATGGACATAGTGGAATTCATCATCATGATGGATTGCTTAATATTAATGGAATTTTTAGAAACAGGTTTGATGTGATTTTGACTAATCCTCCTTTTGGAATTACTTATAATAACGATTTACCAAAAGTTCAAGAAGATGATAAATTTAAAGATGAAAGATTAATAGAAGAATATAAAAAAAAATATGGTGAAATTTATGAAGAAGAATTAAAGCAAGTTACGGATAATATAGGTAAGCCAATTAGAAATCTTTTTGAAGTTGGAAAATATACAGGAAAGAGCGAAGTATTATTTATTGAAAGATGTTTAGACTTATTGAAGCCAAAAGGTAGGATGGGAATAGTTTTGCCAGAAGGTGTTTTAAATAGTAGTGACTTAGAAAAGGCGAGGGAACTTTTTGAGGGAAGAGCTAAAATAAAATTGATAGTTTCATTACCGGATGAAGTATTTTTAAGTGCTGGAGCTACAGTAAAAACAAGTTTAGTATTTTTACAAAAATATTCTGAAGAAGAAAAAAATGAATTTGAAAAAATTAAACAAGAATGTGAAAATGAATTGAAAGAAAAATTAAAAATTTATGAAAAAGAAAATCAATTATCAATAATAAAAAAGAATTTGAGAAATAAAAAATTAGAAAAAGAAATAAAAGAGAAATTAAGAAAAAATAAAAAAGAAATAGAAAAAGAATTAAAACAATTATATAAATACTTAGAAACTAAATTAATGCCTTGTGTAAGAGAAAATTTTGATTATGAAATATTGGTAGCCGATATTAAAAAAGCTGGTATTACTTCTACGGGAGATATGACAGATAATGAACTTATTGAATTATTAAAAGAATTAAAATCAATTAAGGTTTGGGAATGATTTTAAAGAAAATTAGATATAAAGATTTAAATAATTGGAGTGTGAAATTTTTAATAAGCACTTCTATTTCTAGTAAATATTTTATAGATAGATTACAAAATTATATTGAAGAAAAAAAGTGCAAAATATCTCCTTATAATTATCCTGATAAAAAGTTTAAAATCTTAGGAGTTAATAATAAAGTGGGTCTTTTTGATAATGAAATAAAATTAGGGAGAGAAATTAATCAAGATTATAAAATAGTAAGATTTAATTATTTTGCATTCAATCCATATCGTATAAATGTAGGTTCAATTGGATTAAAAACAAAAGAAAATAAATATAGATATATTAGTCCAGCTTATATTGTTTTTAGGATAAAAAATAAAAGGAAATTATTACCAGAATATTTGTTTTTACTTTTTAAAACTAATATTTTTTTAAATGTAATTAGAAATAATACAAAAGGAAGTGTTAGACAGATATTATCTTATGATATTTTAGAAAATCTAAAAATACCTATTCCAGACATTGATATTCAAAAAAAATTAATTTTTAAATATTTTAATATAAAAGAAAGATTAAAAAAATTAAAAGAAGAATATTTTGTTTTATTAAAAGAATTTGAAAAAGCTTTATTTATCAGTGAAAAAAATAAAAATAAATTTCTTTTAAATAAAATAAGATATAAAGATTTAGATAGTTGGAGTGTTAATATATTGATGGAAAATTTGATTAAGTCATCATATCCTTTAAAGCCCTTTAAAGAAGTATTATCGAAAGCTGATATAAAGAAAATAAATATTGAAGATGATAAAAAATATAAAATATTAGGTGTAAAAAGCTTTGGTAGAGGAGTTTATATAAATAGGGAAGTAATAGGTAAAAATTTAAAAATGAAAAAATATCAACTAGCAAAAAAAAATCATTTGTTTTGGTGTAAAGTAGATACTAAAAATGGTGCATTTGGGATTATTACTGAAGAGTTTGAAGGTACTATAGCATCTTCAAATATGACATTTGCTAAAATAGATACTAATAAAATTAATTTATTTTATTTACAATTATTATTTCAATTAACGATATTCAATAAATATATGGATAATAAAGTTACTGGAACTACAAATAGAAAATATATTAAATTTGATGAATTATTAAATAATACAAAAATTCCTCTACCCGATATTAAAACTCAAAAAAAATTAGTTGAAAAATTAGAAATAAATTTGAAAGAACAAAGAAAATTGGAAAAGGAATTAAAAAAAACTTTAGAAAAATTTGAAAATGAAATTTTTGAGTGATTTTTTTAAATATATTAAAAAACTTTTAACAAAATGGTTTTTTTATATGGGTTTTTTACCTACAATTTATGATTATATTTCTGTATATTTACCTAAAAAATGGAATGTAATTAAAATTCCGTCTTTTATAAATTATATGTTTTTAGTATTATTTTTTATAGCTTCTTCTTTTGTTTTATGGCTAGAGGAGAAGAAACAAAAAGAAGAAGTAATTAATAAATTGAAAGAGTATTTAAATACTTTACCAAATTATAAAATAAAGTTAATTTTGAAAAAATATGAATTACAAGAAATTAAAGATTTTAGATTAGAAAAAGAAAAATTATTAAAAAAAGCATTAAAACAATTAGAATTTTTAAAAGATAAAGGACAATTAGATACTTTAAAGGGTTATGAAATTGAAGAATTGTTTGATTTTATACCTATTGAATCTGAATATGATTTAAATAAATATATATCTGATTTAAAAAATTTTATTACAAAAATTAAATCTTTAAAGATTGATAAAAATATTGAAAATATCCAAATTTATGAAGCAACTGTTGAAATAAGCAATATAGGTTTGAAATCTGATGAAAATATATATTGTAAAATAGAATTAGGAAAAGAAAATGTTGCTTTTAAATATGTAGAGGATTTTGAAGATAAATTGAAAGAAATTATTAAAGAAAAAATACCAATTCTGCCGGAATTTCCTAAACCTGTAAAAATAAATAAATCAAAAGAAACATTTTATGAAATGAATAAAATAATAAACTTTTCAAAATCTACTTTAATATCTCCTATAGAAAAAATAGATACTAAATTTTTAAGATTATCTGAAAACAGACATCCTCCTTATTTTTTTGTAGATGAACATCAAATTATAATTAAAGATTTGAATTTAAATACAGGAATGACTCATAGTAGAAATTTTTATCTAATTTTAAATAATAAAGATAATATTAAATACTATATTACTTCAAGAAATTTACCAAGACCTATACAAGGAATATTAAAGGAGATTATTTATGAAATTTAAATTTATTAAAATAAAAGGTTATAAAAATTTAGATTTTGAAATGAAATTTCCAGATGACGGAGTAGCTGTTTTTATCGGGAATAACGGAAGTGGAAAAAGTAATCTTTTAGAAGCTATAAGTTTAATATTTGGATATTATTATAATATTAATTTAATAAATAAGCTAAATTTTGAATATGTTATTAGATATGAAAAGAATAATGAAGAAATAGTATTGACTAATAATAGAGAATATATAGATGAAACTAAATTACCTGATAAGATAATATGTTATTATAGTGGAGAAGAAGCAAGATTGTGGAATGATATTTATAAAAAGTTTTATGAAATAGAAAATAAAAAGTTTATTAATAATAGTTTTCCTCGTTTGCCTAGTTTATTATTTCTAAATAAATATTATTGGAAAATAGCATTAATAATGTTAGTTTTAAATAATAAAAATGAAAAAGAAATAAATTTATTTAATTATTTCGATTTAAATGAAGTTAAATATAAAATATTTAAAAATAATAGTAATTTATCTAAGTGGAAATCAAATGCAATAAGTCAATTTATAAATAATTTTCCAGAGGAAGGTATGATAAAAGATATAAATTTTGGAGATTTAAAAGAATTTTTTTTTAAATTGTATTTTTCTTATATACCTAAAAATAGTAAATTTATTGATAATATTCAGATCTTTGATATTAAAAAAAATAAAGTGTTATTATCATTTATTGATTTAAGTGAGGGAGAAAAAAGATTTATTTTATATAAATTTATAATTGAATTATTAGCAACTCAAGATACATTATTATTGTTTGATGAAATTGATAATAATATACATCCTGCAAATAAAAAATATTTAAAAAAAATTTTATTTGAAAATTTTATCGATTTAGATAAAAATATAATTTTTACTACTCATTCTCCTACTTTAACTACAATTTTTGAGACAAAAAATAATTTTATGTTAGATAGTGGAAAAATTATTAGTTATGATAAAAAGCAAATAATTAAAAAATTAACTGAAAATAAATGGAGCTATTTTGAAATTAATGAACTTTTAACTACTAATGAAGATATTGTATTGGTTGAAGGTTCAACAGATGTTCTTTATTTGGAAGAAACATTAAAATTATTTAAGAATAAAGGTAAATTTAAAAATTTAAGTTTAAAATTTATACCTGCAGGAGGAGCAAATAATGATATGGAATTTTTTATAAAAAATTTAACAGTAAAAGAAAATCAAAAAATATTTGTATTATTAGATAATGATGAAGCAGGTAAAAAGGCTTTTAAAAAATTAGAAAAAGATTTTTCAAATCAAAAGTATTTACATATTTTAAATTTGCCAAAGCCAGTGCAAAATTTTACTGAAAATGATTATTGGGAAATAGAAGATTTCTTTGATAAAAAATTAGTAAAAGAAATTGCAAAAGAAAATTTTAAAAAACAAATAGAAAATAATTTAATTTCTTTTCCTAAATTAGGAAAGAATACAGTTTCGAAATCAAGTATAAAAGGAATGATAAAGGATGAATTTGATAAATTTAAAAAAAATGAAAGAAGTTTAATTGAAGAAGAACATTTATCTGATTTTGAAAAAATATTTAAATTAATAGAAAAAGTAAAGAATGAACCAGTTTGATATCTTCTCCCACCTTCATCCCTCAAAACCTCCTGAATTGTTAGAAGAGCATAAAAAATTAGTGAGTGATTATTTTGAAAAGATTGTTAGATTTAAAAATATTGATTTAGATAAACTGGCTGAATGTTTTGAGATAAAAGATAAGTGTTTTGTAAAAAAACTGATAAAAGAAGTAGTTGTTTTGCACGATGAGGGAAAAGTTAATCCGGGGTTTCAGTATATTAAAATGAAAAATGAGGCTTTTAAAGACGCTTATGAAAATATGGAGATAAAAACTTCAAAGCATTCTTTCCCTGGGGCGGTTTTATTTTTTGAGAGATTTATTGAGGAAGTGGATAGTGAAAATGATGATGAAGAGTTTAATAAAAAGCTTTTTTTATTGGTTGCTTTTTCTTTTCTTATAGCAAAACATCATTCAAAACTTGATAATTTTGAAAGATTTGTAGATGAATTAAAGGATGCTTTAAGCGAGAGGAATTCTCCTTATGTTCCGTTTTATTTAAATTTTAATTATTTAGATATTAAAAAGTTTGTTGCAATAAAATTTATTTTTTCATTGATTATTAGTAGTGATTATTATGCAACGCTTGAATATATGGCTGATTTAAAAATAGATGATTTTGGAAAACTTGATGTTAAAATGGCAAAAGAGGAATTTGAAGATTTTGAAATTATAAAAAATATAAGAAATAAAATTTATAAAAAGCCTATTGACAGGTTAAGAAGCGAAATGTTTTTAGAGGCAGAGAAAAATTTGGATGTTTCAAAAAATATTTTTTATCTGCAAGCTCCAACCGGCGGGGGAAAAACGATAATTTCTTTAAATTTGGCCCTAAATCTTAATCCTACTAAAATTTTTTATGTTTTTCCATTTAATACTTTGGTTGAGCAGACTGAAAGTAAAATAAAAGAGATTTTTAAAAATTTAGATTTTGCAGTGGTTAATTCAATAACCCCTATTACAGATGAGGAAGATGATAAAAATCAATATGAAAAAGTTTATATTAACAGACTTTTTTATCAAAAGGAACTTATTTTAACTACACACGTAAATTTTTTTGATATTTTGTTTGGGATTAATAAAGAGGGTAATTTTGCTTTGTGGCAACTTTATGGAAGTGTAATTATTTTAGATGAAATACAGAGTTATAATAACAATTTGTGGTGGTATATGG
Proteins encoded:
- a CDS encoding ATP-dependent nuclease encodes the protein MKFKFIKIKGYKNLDFEMKFPDDGVAVFIGNNGSGKSNLLEAISLIFGYYYNINLINKLNFEYVIRYEKNNEEIVLTNNREYIDETKLPDKIICYYSGEEARLWNDIYKKFYEIENKKFINNSFPRLPSLLFLNKYYWKIALIMLVLNNKNEKEINLFNYFDLNEVKYKIFKNNSNLSKWKSNAISQFINNFPEEGMIKDINFGDLKEFFFKLYFSYIPKNSKFIDNIQIFDIKKNKVLLSFIDLSEGEKRFILYKFIIELLATQDTLLLFDEIDNNIHPANKKYLKKILFENFIDLDKNIIFTTHSPTLTTIFETKNNFMLDSGKIISYDKKQIIKKLTENKWSYFEINELLTTNEDIVLVEGSTDVLYLEETLKLFKNKGKFKNLSLKFIPAGGANNDMEFFIKNLTVKENQKIFVLLDNDEAGKKAFKKLEKDFSNQKYLHILNLPKPVQNFTENDYWEIEDFFDKKLVKEIAKENFKKQIENNLISFPKLGKNTVSKSSIKGMIKDEFDKFKKNERSLIEEEHLSDFEKIFKLIEKVKNEPV
- a CDS encoding CRISPR-associated endoribonuclease Cas6; the encoded protein is MKFYEINIQTALKSPIHFQKSPEAISKLISTALINGGYTLHKENIPKNHVFSNLGKANSKGFFEKEGKIIFRSFQKDLVEKLAKNLFFYEDNIFKIEGIKFKEVKYKPIKEMISLNPVFIKMKSGDFWSFQKSGDLGVLLSALQDNLLRKYEMIYNEKLNPENNFIEYFQIKNNKPQTFFYKNVKFFGWKLYIIPRNDEISQKLAFVSLGSGLGHKNSTIGGGFLKYKFE
- a CDS encoding type I CRISPR-associated protein Cas7; this encodes MKRAYGVIGIRAIMSNWNADFTGRPKSTSDGEIFGSDKALKYPVKRMWADEGKKVMYFKSYIEDKDGSLRPKTLKERYEELFGKLDKKTPTKEVLKNLFSCIDVKNFGATFAEEGQNISITGAVQIGQGFNKFENTNVEIQDILSPFSDGKKVKAGEDVNQSTLGTKIMVDEAHYFYGFSVNPRNYDEYKSVLDDFKGYTKEDFKEFKKAARFAVTRFATNSKFGCDNEFALFVEYESEKYLPDLSEYIKFDSEKREIDLSDIEELVGEAKVEVNADTKKVKVKTKWEIKNIYQ
- a CDS encoding restriction endonuclease subunit S, with the protein product MILKKIRYKDLNNWSVKFLISTSISSKYFIDRLQNYIEEKKCKISPYNYPDKKFKILGVNNKVGLFDNEIKLGREINQDYKIVRFNYFAFNPYRINVGSIGLKTKENKYRYISPAYIVFRIKNKRKLLPEYLFLLFKTNIFLNVIRNNTKGSVRQILSYDILENLKIPIPDIDIQKKLIFKYFNIKERLKKLKEEYFVLLKEFEKALFISEKNKNKFLLNKIRYKDLDSWSVNILMENLIKSSYPLKPFKEVLSKADIKKINIEDDKKYKILGVKSFGRGVYINREVIGKNLKMKKYQLAKKNHLFWCKVDTKNGAFGIITEEFEGTIASSNMTFAKIDTNKINLFYLQLLFQLTIFNKYMDNKVTGTTNRKYIKFDELLNNTKIPLPDIKTQKKLVEKLEINLKEQRKLEKELKKTLEKFENEIFE
- a CDS encoding LPP20 family lipoprotein, with amino-acid sequence MIKKIIITVSLIFLGCASNQVEKKPPAYTKTAPDCNVSSKKEISKKTEYSENIILNKPEKKHNTVLTLYVVGEGVAPVDAVNAAQAKILARRAAIADGYRQLAEKMYGVKVTAKETVKDLMLKNSDVNTYVEGLIRGADIQAEKFEDGIYYVTMNLKLDVRMWNKFINNNN
- the cas5b gene encoding type I-B CRISPR-associated protein Cas5b; the encoded protein is MKALSFNLSGKFAHFKKPDVNSYAYFTYSHIHKIALLGIIGAILGLEGYKRDLKDYPEFYEKLKDFKISIIPKKPYFSKKMIYFNNSVGYASREEGGNLIVREQWLEKPQWEILILENETEEFKELKNRLFKKEFAFIPYLGKNDHFAKIENIKEIEFKRGEKDLVCVSLIPKNKAVLKKHPRFGEQFFYSEFLPVALKKKFLIYEYEEMILSSWIVECKDENYFEYNNENLYFI
- a CDS encoding N-6 DNA methylase, with protein sequence MQEILNQYFKRDEKNELVPIEENGKIFAILKNKWLEAKPEEIIRQKFIAKLIEEYGYVSEQMAQEVKVSNSKRGSGKAQADIVVWKTKEDKINQKNAFLVIECKAPTIKLKLEDCYQGMNYATWSRAKIFAIYNDNEMQVYKIDESKIPILSDSFKPINDIPKANEILDENKLEKFLQKTKEFKGDEFARLLHKCHNIIRNNDKLSPEAAFDEISKVLFIKIMYERSPKQEGIFSLQQFKKLKSAWELARGKSDKAESYMQKLFEDVKEEFKNDGIFEDNEKIKLKESTFEAIVKELEIYNLTKTGADVKGIAFEKFLSKTFRGQLGQFFTPRTIVDFMVDFINPKENELICDPCVGSGGFIIKAFEKIKENIENEYKFKKFELQKKIFGENQEYLDNKEKQKEFEKILSKLNNEEQMRLKQLSCCAIYGTDANPRMARVAKINMIMHGDGHSGIHHHDGLLNINGIFRNRFDVILTNPPFGITYNNDLPKVQEDDKFKDERLIEEYKKKYGEIYEEELKQVTDNIGKPIRNLFEVGKYTGKSEVLFIERCLDLLKPKGRMGIVLPEGVLNSSDLEKARELFEGRAKIKLIVSLPDEVFLSAGATVKTSLVFLQKYSEEEKNEFEKIKQECENELKEKLKIYEKENQLSIIKKNLRNKKLEKEIKEKLRKNKKEIEKELKQLYKYLETKLMPCVRENFDYEILVADIKKAGITSTGDMTDNELIELLKELKSIKVWE